The Procambarus clarkii isolate CNS0578487 chromosome 24, FALCON_Pclarkii_2.0, whole genome shotgun sequence genome includes a region encoding these proteins:
- the LOC138367988 gene encoding uncharacterized protein, with protein sequence MRLQADIPSQVRLLGCSVRVFNARQPRTCYRCGLLGHQAAGCSEPAIAPVNLFREEDFPLLPVEEDSVGVDAALTAAVPRVSPEASPAGVAPPPEAVSPVAVASQAVASPSAVRPAPVAVLDVSVILPAPVCTAPPSSCSPSVVPVTAPQTEPCAQDVMGAGVAVGPAVLDLVPRVVEDAAVLQRASVRPACVVRVSGSTSGSEDVRPVPKRSRRSSDWADTGEFDDGGSSSDGGEVPSHSSVVAEVHVPAAACSDVSSREVPVELASGASPASDGSSSAWGVVPPAGERSGLVMVSKKTARSGGSVPPVSSPGSSVAGLPLLSSPTVSCGVRCGVAVSAAFVVVSCASGGGTVSGACVRFFRVFCFPSLCDLCYATRYATTVAQLRKLPFPPDLVVPEFMPTPLKQGDRCPTDWEYLVWEAYKQKYSRHDFPEMYSPTIVVSPPFK encoded by the coding sequence ATGAGGTTGCAGGCGGACATTCCTTCTCAAGTGAGGCTTCTGGGGTGTTCTGTTCGAGTGTTTAATGCTCGCCAGCCCCGTACGTGTTACCGATGTGGCCTCTTGGgtcatcaggctgctgggtgctctgAACCTGCCATCGCGCCCGTCAACctcttccgtgaggaggatttcccgctgcTCCCTGTGGAGGAAGATTCGGTGGGTGTGGATGCCGCTTTGACTGCTGCTGTACCCCGTGTGTCGCCTGAAGCGTCTCCTGCAGGTGTCGCCCCTCCTCCAGaggctgtgtcgcctgttgcTGTTGCCTCTCAGGCGGTTGCGTCGCCGTCGGCTGTTCGTCCTGCCCCGGTTGCTGTCCTGGATGTTTCCGTGATTCTTCCGGCTCCTGTATGCACGGCTCCCCCATCTTCCTGTTCTCCGTCTGTGGTGCCTGTCACTGCACCACAGACGGAGCCTTGTGCCCAGGATGTGATGGGTGCTGGGGTCGCTGTGGGACCTGCTGTGCTCGACCTGgtcccccgtgtggttgaggatgctgccgtcctgcagagggcgtcggttcgcccggcttgtgttgtCAGGGTCTCTGGGTCGACATCCGGCTCTGAAGATGTGAGGCCGGTGCCCAAGCGTTCCCGGAGATCTTCTGATTGGGCTGATACGGGAGAATTCGACGATGGTGGATCTTCCAGTGACGGTGGTGAGGTTCCGTCGCATTcctcggtggtggcggaggtccatgtgcctgcagcTGCCTGTAGCGATGTTTCTTCTCGTGAGGTGCCTGTGGAGCTTGCTTCCGGTGcgtcgcctgcgtcggatggttccAGTTCTGCATGGggggtggttcctcctgctggtgagcgtagtggcctggtgatggtgtccaagaagactgctcgctctgggggttccgTGCCCCCAGTTTCGTCCCCTGGTTCATCGGTAGCGGGTTTGCCACTTCTCTCGTCTCCGACCGTCTCCTGCGGTGTCAGGTGTGGGGTTGCCGTCTCGGCGGCCTTCGTCGTCGTCTCCTGTGCGTCCGGCGGCGGGACCGTCTCGGGGGCCTGCGTCCGCTTCTTCCGTGTCTTCTGCTTCCCTTCGCTATGCGACTTATGCTATGCGACTCGTTATGCGACAACTGTCGCCCAGCTTCGGAAGCTGCCGTTTCCGCCTGATCTggtggttcccgagtttatgcccACCCCCCTGAAGCAAGGGGACCGTTGTCCTACCGACTGGGAGTACTTAGTGTGGGAAGCTTATAAGCAGAAATATTCTAGGCATGATTTTCCTGAGATGTATTCGCCTACCATTGTCGTGTCTCCTCCTTTtaagtga